The segment AGCTGACCTCAAGGTCCGCGAGATGCTCCGCAAGAAGCTCGCCGCCGCCGGTATCTCGAAGATCCAGATCGAGCGCCCGGCCAAGACCGCCCGCGTGACGATCCACACCGCCCGTCCGGGCGTGGTGATCGGCAAGAAGGGCGAGGACATCGAGAAGCTGCGTAAGGAAGTCACCGACATGATGGGCGTCCCGACGCACATCAACGTCAGCGAAGTCCGCAAGCCGGAACTCGACGCCCAGCTCGTTGCCGAGTCGATCGCGCAGCAGCTCGAGCGCCGCATCATGTTCCGTCGTGCCATGAAGCGCTCGGTTGGTAACGCCATGCGCCTCGGCGCCCTGGGCATCAAGATCAACGTCTCCGGCCGTCTGAACGGCGCCGAGATCGCGCGCTCCGAGTGGGCTCGTGAAGGTCGCGTGCCCCTCCACACCCTCCGCGCTGACATCGACTACGGCACCGCCGAAGCGAAGACCCAGTACGGCATCATCGGTGTGAAGGTGTGGGTCTATAAGGGCGAGATCTTCGACCTCGCGGCCGCCACGGCCGAGGCGTCGAAGGAAGATCAGCAGCCGCAGCAGTCGTCGCGTCGCGATGGTGGTGAAAACCGCCGTGAGCGTGGCGAGCGCTCTGCCAAGTAAGGAGCGTTGCCATGTTGCAACCGAAGCGTACCAAGTACCGCAAGATGCATAAGGGCCGTAACGACGGCCTGGCATTCAATTCCAACCTCGTGAGCTTTGGCGAGTACGGCCTCAAGGCGACGACGCATGGTCAGCTGACCGCGCGTCAGATCGAAGCGGCCCGTCGTTGCATCACGCGCTACGTCAAGCGTGGCGGCAAGTTGTGGATCCGCGTGTTCCCGGACAAGCCGATCACCCGCAAGCCCATCGAAGTTCGAATGGGTGCCGGTAAGGGTGGCGTCGAGTTCTGGGTTGCTCTGATCCAGCCGGGCCGCATGCTTTATGAAATCGAAGGCGTCGACGAAGCAACCGCACGTGAGGCCATGCGCCTTGCCGCTGCCAAGCTCTCGGTCCAGACCCAGTTCGTGTCCAGGGCGGTGATGTAATGGCCATCAAAGAAATCAAAGACAAGTCGGCGGAAGAGCTGAATCAGCATCTGCTGGACCTTCGCAAGGAGCAGTTCAATCTGCGCATGCAGAAGGGCTCCGGCCAGCTCAACCAGCCGCACCAGCTGCGCCGCGTTCGGCGCGACATCGCCCGCACGAAGTTCGTGCTCGGCGAGAAGAAGTAAGGGACGGCTGATATGAGCGATAACACGAAAACAGCGCGTACCCTTGTCGGTCGCGTCATTAGCAACAAGATGGCCAGCACTGTCACGGTCCTGATCGAGCGCCAGGTGCAGCATCCGCTGCTCGGCAAGATCATCCGCCGCTCCACCAAGCTCCACGCGCACGATGAAACCGGTGCGAATGAGGGCGACGTGGTGCGTATCGCAGAGTGCCGTCCGCTGTCGAAGACCAAGCATCACCGCGTGGTCGAAATCGTCACGCGCGCTGAAGTCTAAGGAGAGCTGCCATGATTCAGGTACAGAGCATGCTTTCCGCGGCTGATAACAGCGGCGCGAAGGAAATGATGTGCATCAAGGTGCTGGGCGGCTCGAAGCGCCGTTACGCCAGCGTCGGTGATGTGATCAAGGTGACGATCAAGGACGCGATCCCCCGCGGCAAGGTCAAGAAGGGCGAGGTGTACAACGCCGTGGTGGTTCGTACCGCCAAGGGTGTGCGCCGTCCGGATGGCTCGGTGATCCGTTTCGACGGTAACGCGGCCGTCATCCTCAACAATAAGCTCGAGCCGATCGGTACCCGTATCTTCGGGCCGGTTACCCGCGAGCTGCGCAGCGAGAAGTTCATGAAGATCGTCTCGCTCGCGCCTGAAGTGCTCTGAGCGGAGGCCAGACATGAACCGTATCCGCAAGGGTGACCACGTCGTCGTGCTCACCGGCAAGAACAAGGGCCAGCGCGGCGATGTGCTGCGTGTCGACGGCGACCGCGTGGTCGTCTCGAACGTCAACATCATCAAGCGTCACACCAAGCCGAACCCCCAGGCCAACCAGCCTGGCGGTATCGTCGAGCGTGAGGCCTCGATCCACATTTCCAATGTCCAGCTCTTCAACTCCGCCGCTAACAAGGGCGAGCGCGTGGGCACCAAGACGCTCGAAGACGGGCGCAAGGTGCGCGTGTTCGTCTCCGGCGAAGTCGTCGACGCGTAAGGAATCGAAGTCATGACCCGCCTTGAAACGTTTTACAAAGATTCGGTGATGCAGAAGCTCACCGAGCGCTTTGGCTACCAGAACGTCATGGAAGTCCCGCGCATTACGAAGATCACGCTCAACATGGGCGTCGGCGAAGCTGCCGGTAACAAGAAGATCCTCGACAATGCCGTGGCTGACATGACCAAGATCGCCGGCCAGAAGCCGGTCACCACGAAGGCTCGCGTCTCCGTCGCATCGTTCAAGATCCGCGACGGCTGGCCGATCGGTTGCAAGGTCACCCTGCGCCGTGCCCAGATGTGGGAGTTCCTGGACCGCCTGATCAACATCTCGCTGCCGCGTACGCGCGACTTCCGTGGTGTCTCGGGCCGTGCATTTGATGGCCGCGGTAACTACAACTTCGGCATCAAGGAACAGATCATCTTCCCGGAAATCGACTTCGACCAGGTCGACGCGCTGCGCGGTATGGATATCTCCATCACCACCACTGCGAAGTCCGACGAAGAAGCCAAGGCACTGTTGGAAGCCTTCAGCTTCCCGTTCCGCAACTGATTACCAGGTAGAACATGGCCAAGACCTCGATGATTGAGCGTGATGTCAAGCGCTCCAAGCTCGTCAAGAAGTACGCCGCCAAGCGCGCCGAACTGAAGGCGATTGTTCTGAGCGCCACCGCCTCGTATGACGAGAAGATGGAAGCCCAGACCAAGCTGCAGAAGCTGCCGCGTGACGCTTCGCCGTCGCGTCAGCGCAACCGCTGCGCCCTGACCGGCCGCCCGCGTGGCGTCTACAGCAAGTTCGGCCTCGGCCGCAACAAGCTGCGCGAAGCCACCATGCGTGGCGACGTGCCGGGCCTGCGCAAGGCAAGCTGGTAATACCTGGATCCGCCCCCTCGGGGGCGGGGCAGGGCACGGGCTGGGCAAAAGTTGCCCAATCCGCGACAGCCTGATATAGTCGTTGGTCTGCGCAATGCAGACCGACGTCTTGTCGGCTTTACAATTTAAAGATCTCCGGTAATTCGGATATCGGTGCACTCTCAAGGGTTTTTTCTATGAGCATGACTGATCCCATCGCCGATCTGTTTACGCGCATCCGCAATAGCCAGGCCACTGGCAAGTCGGTTGTCCGTATGCCGTCGTCGAAGATGAAGCTGGCCCTCGCCCAGCTCCTGCAGAACGAAGGCTATGTCCTTGACGCCCGCGTTGCCGAAGAAGACGGCAAGCCGGTCCTCGAGATCAAGCTGAAGTATTTCGAAGGCCGTCCGGCTATCGAAACCATCGCCCGTGTCAGCCGTTCGGGTCTCCGCGTTTACCGCGGCAAGGACGAGCTGCCGAAGGTTCTCGGCGGCCTGGGTATCTCGATCATCTCCACCTCCGCCGGTCTCCTGACCGATGCGCAGGCCCGTGCCAAGGGTCTGGGTGGCGAAGTCATTGGCCAGGTGGCGTAAGGAGTCCTGATATGTCACGTGTAGCCAAGAAGCCCATCACGCTCCCCAAGGGCGTTGAAATCTCGGTCGCCAACGGCACCGTCTCCGTCAAGGGCCCCAAGGGCACCCTGACCACCCACGAACTGCCGGGCATCTCGTTCGCGCAGGAAAATGGCGTGGCCACGGTTGTCGTTGCCGATGGCACTGACGACAAGTTCGGCGGTACCGCTCGCGCCATCGTCGCGAACATGGTCATCGGCGTGGCCAACGGCTTCGAAAAGAAGCTGGAACTGGTCGGCGTCGGTTACCGCGCGCAGATGCAGGGCAAGTCGATCAACCTTTCGCTCGGCTTCTCGCATCCGGTCGTCTTCGAGGCGCCGGAAGGCATCACCATCGAAACCCCGACGCAGACGGAAGTCCTGGTGAAGGGCGCCGACAAGCAGCTCGTCGGCCAGGTGGCTGCGAAGATCCGCGCATTCCGTTCGCCGGAACCCTACAAGGGTAAGGGCGTCCGCTATGCCGGCGAGAAGATCATCCTGAAGGAAGCCAAGAAGGCCTAATCGGCCTATCCGCTTTCTGGAGACGAGACGATGAACAAGAACGAATCCCGCCTGCGCCGCGCCAAGTCGACCCGCTCTCACATCCGTGAGCTCGCCGTCGCCCGCTTGAGCGTGCACCGCACTGGCCAGCACATCTACGCCCAGGTCTTTGCACCGAACGGCACCGTCGTGGCAGCTGCCTCGACCGTGCAGAGCTCGGTGGCCGAAGGCCTCAAGAGCAAGAAGAACGTCGAGGCCGCCACCACGGTGGGTCGCATCGTTGCCGAGCGCGCCAAGGCCGCCGGTATCGAAGCCGTCGCGTTCGACCGCTCGGGTTTCCGTTACCACGGTCGCATCAAGGCTCTCGCCGATGCGGCTCGTGAGGCCGGCCTCAAGTTCTAAGAGGCGTCAGGCCACGGCATCGGCCCCTCGGGGCCGGTGTCGCCCGATGTACCTACAACACCAAGCGGCGACCAAGCCGTAAACAGAAGTCCCGGCTAACTATCATTCCGGGCTATCAGGAAAAGAGATGTCCTCGACAGATCGCGAAAATTCGGACGGCATGCTTGAAAAGCTTATCGCCGTCAACCGCGTGGCCAAGACCGTCAAGGGTGGCCGCCAGATGAGCTTCACCGCGCTGACGGTTGTCGGCGATGGCGAAGGCCGCGTCGGTTTTGGTTATGGCAAGGCGCGTGAAGTGCCGGTCGCCATTTCCAAGGCCATGGAACGCGCCCGCCGCAACATGGTCACGATTGAACTGAACCAGGGCACCCTGTGGTACGCCATCAAGGCCAACCACGGCGCAGCCCGCGTTTACATGCAGCCCGCTTCCCAGGGTACCGGCGTCATCGCCGGCGGCGCCATGCGCGCTGTCCTCGAAGTGGTCGGCGTGAAGGACGTGCTGGCCAAGGCCGTCGGCTCGCGCAACCCGATCAACCTCGTCCGCGCGACGATCAAGGGTCTGCAGGCCGTCGCCTCGCCGAAGCGCATCGCCGCCAAGCGTGGCAAGACGATCGAAGAGGTGCTGGGCAATGGCTAAGAACACCGAAACCACCGGCACCGTCCGCGTGCGCCTCGTCAAGGGCCTGCGTGGTGTGCAGGGTCGTCATCGCCTGAGCGTCAAGGCCCTCGGCCTCGGCAAGCTCAACGATGTCCGTGAACTGAAGGATTCCCCGCAGGTCCGTGGCCTCATCAACACGGTCTACTACCTGGTCCGGGTTGAGGAGTAATAATCATGCGTCTTAATGATCTCCGCCCTGGTAAGGGCGCTCGCAAGACCCGCACCCGCGTCGCTCGCGGTATTGGTTCCGGCCTCGGCAAGACTGCCGGCCGTGGCCATAAGGGTCAGCACGCTCGTGCCGGTAACACGCACCGCGTCGGTTTCGAAGGCGGCCAGATGCCGCTGCAGCGTCGTCTCCCGAAGGTGGGCTTCCGCTCGCTGAAGAAGGCCGACACCGAACAGGTCATGCTCTATCAGCTGGCGGCTATCGAAGCCGACACCATCGATCCGATCGCTCTGCACGCCGCTGGCCTCGTGACCAGCCGCGCCAAGAAGATCAAGATCGTGCTGAAGGGCGAGATTACTCGCGCTGTGAAGCTCCAGGGTGTGCTCGCGACGGCCGGTGCCAAGGCCGCCATCGAAGCCGCCGGCGGCAGCGTGGAGTAATACAGTGGCTGGAGCGCAGGGCAATTCGCTCGGCTCGCTGGGCAAACTGACGGAACTGCGTCAGCGCATCTTTTTCCTGATTGGTGCGCTGATCGTCTTCCGCCTCGGCTCGTTCATTCCCGTTCCGGGCGTGAACCCCGAGGCGATGACGAGCCTGGTTGAGGGCGGCGGCGGCCTGCTGAACATGGTCAACATGTTCTCGGGTGGTTCGCTGTCCCGCTTCTCGGTCTTCGCACTGGGTGTCGTGCCTTATATCTCGGCTTCGATCGTGGTCCAGATGATGGGCTCGGTCATTCCTTCGCTGATGGCATTGCGCAAGGAAGGTGAGTCGGGTCGTCGCAAGATGACGATGTACACCCGCTTCGGCACGGTCGGCCTCGCGGCCTTCCAGGCCTTCGGCATCGCGGTCGCCCTGCAGAAGCAGGTCGCGGCAGGCGGTTCGCCGGTGGTGTACATGCCGGGTCCTGGTTTCATCATGGCTTCGGTCGTCGGCCTCACCGCCGGCACCATGTTCCTGATGTGGCTGGGCGAGCAGATCACCGAGCGCGGTATTGGCAACGGCATTTCGATGCTGATCTTCGCCGGTATCGTGGCTGGCCTGCCCGCTGCGGTGGCGCACACGCTGAGCATGGCGAACAACGGCGAGCTGTCGGTCCTGAAGCTGCTGCTGGTCACCGTGGTCATCCTGGGTGTCACGGCTTTCGTGGTGTTCATGGAGCGCGCCCAGCGGCGCATCACCGTGAACTACGCGAAGCAGGGCAACCAGCGTCAGTTCCAGCGCCAGACATCGCATCTGCCGCTGAAGATCAACATGGCGGGCGTCATTCCGCCGATCTTCGCGACCAGCCTGCTGTTGTTCCCGGCTACCGCGGCAACCTGGTTCGGCTCTGCCCACCAGTCGCGTTGGCTGCAGGCGGTGACCACGGCGCTGAGCCCGGGTGAGCCCATCCACGACATCGTGTTCGCGGTGCTGGTGATCGGTTTCGCCTTCTTCTATACGGCGATCGTGTTCAACTCGCAGGAAACGGCCGATAACCTCAAGCGTTCGGGCGCGCTGATTCCGGGCATCCGCCCGGGTCGGGCCACGGCGGACTACATCGATGGCGTCATGACCCGGCTTACCGGTGTTGGCGCGCTCTACATCGTCCTGGTCTGCCTGGTGCCCACGTTCCTTCAGAACGCCTGGCACGTACCGTTCTATTTCGGCGGCACTTCGCTGCTGATCGTGGTGGTGGTGGTGATGGACTTTACGGCCCAGGTCCAGGCCCATCTCGTCAGCCACCAGTACGAGAGTCTGCTTAAGAAGTCCAATCTCCGCCGCGGCTGAGATTGGACTGGAAGTCCCCGAGTAGGGGAGGCCGTGGCACCTGGTGCCGCTGGACTTCCCGTTTAGGTTAATTAAGGTTAGAATTGCGCGTTTACCGCGCTCGAAGCACATTGGAGACAGTACATCATGGCGCGCATCGCGGGTGTCAATTTGCCGGTCCAGAAGCATGTCTGGGTTGGCCTGCAGAGCATTTACGGAATCGGCCGTTCGCGGGCGAAGAAGGTCTGTGCCGACGCTGGCGTGGTTTCGACCACCCAGATCAAATCGTTGAGCGAAGGCGAGGTCGAGAAGATCCGCGCTGAAATCGCCAAGTACACGGTCGAAGGCGATCTTCGCCGCGAGATCGGTATGGCGGTCAAGCGTCTGATGGACCTGGGTTGCTATCGTGGCCTGCGCCATCGTCGCGGCCTGCCGGTGCGCGGCCAGCGCACGCGTACCAACGCCCGTACCCGCAAGGGTCCGCGTCGTCCGATCAAGAAGTAACGGATACCGATTATGGCTAAGCCGGTTAAGACCAAGAAGAAGATTAAGCGCGTTGTCACGGATGCCGTGGCCCACGTGCAGGCTTCGTTCAACAACACGATCGTCACGATCACCGATCGCCAGGGCAACGCCCTGTCGTGGGCGACTGCTGGTGGCGCGGGTTTCCGCGGTTCCCGTAAGTCGACCCCGTTCGCTGCCCAGGTTGCCGCCGAAAAGGCTGGCCGCGCTGCCGGCGACTACGGTGTGAAGACCGTGGAAGTTCGCATCAAGGGCCCCGGCCCGGGCCGTGAGTCGGCCGTGCGTTCCCTGAATGCGTTGGGCTACAAAGTGCTCAACATTATTGACGTCACGCCGATTCCGCATAACGGCTGCCGTCCCCCCAAGAAGCGTCGCGTCTAAGGAGCATACCCATGGCCCGTTATCGTGGAGCTACCTGCAAACTTGCGCGTCGTGAAGGTGCCGACCTCGGTCTGAAGAGCCCGGCCCGCGCGCTTGATTCCAAGTGCAAGCTCGAAAACAAGCCCGGTCAGCATGGCGCCAACAAGCGCGCCCGCCTGTCCGACTACGCAGTGCAGCTGCGTGAGAAGCAGAAGGTCAAGCGCATCTACGGTGTGCTTGAGCGTCAGTTCAGCAACTACTACACCAAGGCTTCGACCCAGAAGGGCAACACAGGTGAAAACCTGCTTCGCCTCCTGGAGAGCCGGCTCGACAACGTCGTCTACCGCATGGGTTTCGCGGTCACCCGCGCCCAGGCCCGCCAGCTCGTCGCCCATAAGTCGGTGACGGTCAACGGCAAGAAGGTCAACGTTCCCTCGTACCACGTCCGTCCGGGCGACGAGGTTTCGCTGACCGAGAAGGCCCGTACGCAGTTGCGTGTGCAGGAAGCGGCGACGATCTACGACACGATGGACCTCCGTCCGACGTGGGTCGAAGTCGACAGCAAGAAGTTCGCAGGCACGTTCAAGGCCGTCCCTGATCGTGGTGATCTGCCGGCCGATATCAACGAAGCCCTGATCGTCGAGCTTTACTCGAAGTAATCCACCGGAGCCTTGCATGGCAGTATCGTCAACTAGTGTGCTGCGGCCCCGCGGCCTCAGCGTCGAGCAGCTCGGAGCGAACCGCGCCAAGGTGGTGGTCGAGCCGCTCGAGCGTGGCTTTGGTCACACCCTGGGCAACGCGCTGCGCCGCGTGCTGCTCTCTTCGATTCCGGGCAGCGCCATCGTCGAAGTCGAAATCGACGGCGTGCTGCACGAGTACACCACCCTGGAAGGCCTTCAGGAAGACGTCATTGAGGTTCTCCTGAACCTCAAGGACGTTGCGATTCGCCAGCACAGCGGTGACGAAGTCACCCTGACGCTGTCGAAGAAAGGCAAGGGCGTGGTCACGGCGGGCGATATTGCCGTCGACCACACCGTTGAAATCGTCAACCCGGACCATGTGATCTGCCACCTCACCAAGGATGTGGCCCTGAACATGCGTTTGAAGGTTCGCAAGGGCGTCGGCTACCAGCCGGCCTCTGCTCGCCAGCATCCGGATGACGAGACGCGGCCGATCGGCCGTCTGCAGCTCGACGCGTCGTTTGCGCCGGTGTTGCGCGTGGCTTACGAAGTGGACGCCGCTCGTGTTGAGCAGCGCACCAACCTCGACAAGCTCGTGCTCGACATCGAGACGAACGGCACGATCGGC is part of the Luteibacter pinisoli genome and harbors:
- the rplP gene encoding 50S ribosomal protein L16 produces the protein MLQPKRTKYRKMHKGRNDGLAFNSNLVSFGEYGLKATTHGQLTARQIEAARRCITRYVKRGGKLWIRVFPDKPITRKPIEVRMGAGKGGVEFWVALIQPGRMLYEIEGVDEATAREAMRLAAAKLSVQTQFVSRAVM
- the rpsD gene encoding 30S ribosomal protein S4, translating into MARYRGATCKLARREGADLGLKSPARALDSKCKLENKPGQHGANKRARLSDYAVQLREKQKVKRIYGVLERQFSNYYTKASTQKGNTGENLLRLLESRLDNVVYRMGFAVTRAQARQLVAHKSVTVNGKKVNVPSYHVRPGDEVSLTEKARTQLRVQEAATIYDTMDLRPTWVEVDSKKFAGTFKAVPDRGDLPADINEALIVELYSK
- the rpsC gene encoding 30S ribosomal protein S3 translates to MGHKVHPTGIRLGIAKDWNSKWYANKGEYAVYLAADLKVREMLRKKLAAAGISKIQIERPAKTARVTIHTARPGVVIGKKGEDIEKLRKEVTDMMGVPTHINVSEVRKPELDAQLVAESIAQQLERRIMFRRAMKRSVGNAMRLGALGIKINVSGRLNGAEIARSEWAREGRVPLHTLRADIDYGTAEAKTQYGIIGVKVWVYKGEIFDLAAATAEASKEDQQPQQSSRRDGGENRRERGERSAK
- the rplN gene encoding 50S ribosomal protein L14 codes for the protein MIQVQSMLSAADNSGAKEMMCIKVLGGSKRRYASVGDVIKVTIKDAIPRGKVKKGEVYNAVVVRTAKGVRRPDGSVIRFDGNAAVILNNKLEPIGTRIFGPVTRELRSEKFMKIVSLAPEVL
- the rplR gene encoding 50S ribosomal protein L18, which encodes MNKNESRLRRAKSTRSHIRELAVARLSVHRTGQHIYAQVFAPNGTVVAAASTVQSSVAEGLKSKKNVEAATTVGRIVAERAKAAGIEAVAFDRSGFRYHGRIKALADAAREAGLKF
- the rplX gene encoding 50S ribosomal protein L24; this encodes MNRIRKGDHVVVLTGKNKGQRGDVLRVDGDRVVVSNVNIIKRHTKPNPQANQPGGIVEREASIHISNVQLFNSAANKGERVGTKTLEDGRKVRVFVSGEVVDA
- the secY gene encoding preprotein translocase subunit SecY, translating into MAGAQGNSLGSLGKLTELRQRIFFLIGALIVFRLGSFIPVPGVNPEAMTSLVEGGGGLLNMVNMFSGGSLSRFSVFALGVVPYISASIVVQMMGSVIPSLMALRKEGESGRRKMTMYTRFGTVGLAAFQAFGIAVALQKQVAAGGSPVVYMPGPGFIMASVVGLTAGTMFLMWLGEQITERGIGNGISMLIFAGIVAGLPAAVAHTLSMANNGELSVLKLLLVTVVILGVTAFVVFMERAQRRITVNYAKQGNQRQFQRQTSHLPLKINMAGVIPPIFATSLLLFPATAATWFGSAHQSRWLQAVTTALSPGEPIHDIVFAVLVIGFAFFYTAIVFNSQETADNLKRSGALIPGIRPGRATADYIDGVMTRLTGVGALYIVLVCLVPTFLQNAWHVPFYFGGTSLLIVVVVVMDFTAQVQAHLVSHQYESLLKKSNLRRG
- the rpsE gene encoding 30S ribosomal protein S5, which produces MSSTDRENSDGMLEKLIAVNRVAKTVKGGRQMSFTALTVVGDGEGRVGFGYGKAREVPVAISKAMERARRNMVTIELNQGTLWYAIKANHGAARVYMQPASQGTGVIAGGAMRAVLEVVGVKDVLAKAVGSRNPINLVRATIKGLQAVASPKRIAAKRGKTIEEVLGNG
- the rplF gene encoding 50S ribosomal protein L6, translated to MSRVAKKPITLPKGVEISVANGTVSVKGPKGTLTTHELPGISFAQENGVATVVVADGTDDKFGGTARAIVANMVIGVANGFEKKLELVGVGYRAQMQGKSINLSLGFSHPVVFEAPEGITIETPTQTEVLVKGADKQLVGQVAAKIRAFRSPEPYKGKGVRYAGEKIILKEAKKA
- the rpmC gene encoding 50S ribosomal protein L29 — protein: MAIKEIKDKSAEELNQHLLDLRKEQFNLRMQKGSGQLNQPHQLRRVRRDIARTKFVLGEKK
- the rpsH gene encoding 30S ribosomal protein S8; translation: MSMTDPIADLFTRIRNSQATGKSVVRMPSSKMKLALAQLLQNEGYVLDARVAEEDGKPVLEIKLKYFEGRPAIETIARVSRSGLRVYRGKDELPKVLGGLGISIISTSAGLLTDAQARAKGLGGEVIGQVA
- the rpsQ gene encoding 30S ribosomal protein S17 is translated as MSDNTKTARTLVGRVISNKMASTVTVLIERQVQHPLLGKIIRRSTKLHAHDETGANEGDVVRIAECRPLSKTKHHRVVEIVTRAEV
- the rpsK gene encoding 30S ribosomal protein S11, whose translation is MAKPVKTKKKIKRVVTDAVAHVQASFNNTIVTITDRQGNALSWATAGGAGFRGSRKSTPFAAQVAAEKAGRAAGDYGVKTVEVRIKGPGPGRESAVRSLNALGYKVLNIIDVTPIPHNGCRPPKKRRV
- the rpsM gene encoding 30S ribosomal protein S13; its protein translation is MARIAGVNLPVQKHVWVGLQSIYGIGRSRAKKVCADAGVVSTTQIKSLSEGEVEKIRAEIAKYTVEGDLRREIGMAVKRLMDLGCYRGLRHRRGLPVRGQRTRTNARTRKGPRRPIKK
- the rplE gene encoding 50S ribosomal protein L5, whose product is MTRLETFYKDSVMQKLTERFGYQNVMEVPRITKITLNMGVGEAAGNKKILDNAVADMTKIAGQKPVTTKARVSVASFKIRDGWPIGCKVTLRRAQMWEFLDRLINISLPRTRDFRGVSGRAFDGRGNYNFGIKEQIIFPEIDFDQVDALRGMDISITTTAKSDEEAKALLEAFSFPFRN
- the rplO gene encoding 50S ribosomal protein L15, encoding MIMRLNDLRPGKGARKTRTRVARGIGSGLGKTAGRGHKGQHARAGNTHRVGFEGGQMPLQRRLPKVGFRSLKKADTEQVMLYQLAAIEADTIDPIALHAAGLVTSRAKKIKIVLKGEITRAVKLQGVLATAGAKAAIEAAGGSVE
- the rpsN gene encoding 30S ribosomal protein S14, which produces MAKTSMIERDVKRSKLVKKYAAKRAELKAIVLSATASYDEKMEAQTKLQKLPRDASPSRQRNRCALTGRPRGVYSKFGLGRNKLREATMRGDVPGLRKASW
- a CDS encoding DNA-directed RNA polymerase subunit alpha translates to MAVSSTSVLRPRGLSVEQLGANRAKVVVEPLERGFGHTLGNALRRVLLSSIPGSAIVEVEIDGVLHEYTTLEGLQEDVIEVLLNLKDVAIRQHSGDEVTLTLSKKGKGVVTAGDIAVDHTVEIVNPDHVICHLTKDVALNMRLKVRKGVGYQPASARQHPDDETRPIGRLQLDASFAPVLRVAYEVDAARVEQRTNLDKLVLDIETNGTIGAEDAVRKAAEIINDQLSVFGDFSRRESDSTKAEKGGFDPLLLRPIDDLELTVRSANCLKAESIYYIGDLVQKTEVELLKTPNLGKKSLTEIKDVLGGRGLALGMKLENWPPPGLSHGMQLG
- the rpmD gene encoding 50S ribosomal protein L30 — encoded protein: MAKNTETTGTVRVRLVKGLRGVQGRHRLSVKALGLGKLNDVRELKDSPQVRGLINTVYYLVRVEE